A single Camelus ferus isolate YT-003-E chromosome 3, BCGSAC_Cfer_1.0, whole genome shotgun sequence DNA region contains:
- the LOC102510596 gene encoding 40S ribosomal protein SA: MSGAPDVLQMKEEDVLKFLAAGTHLGGTNLDFKMEQCIYKRKSDGIYIINLKRTWEKLLLAARAIENPADVSVTSSRNAGQRAVLKFAAATGATPITGRFTPGTFTTQIQAAFREPRLPVVTDPGADHQPLIEASYVNLPTIAQCNTDSLLHYVDIAIRSNNKVTVL; this comes from the coding sequence ATGTCCGGAGCCCCTGATGTCCTGCAAATGAAGGAGGAGGATGTCCTCAAATTCCTTGCAGCAGGAACTCACTTAGGTGGCACCAACCTTGACTTCAAAATGGAGCAGTGTATctacaaaaggaaaagtgatggCATCTACATCATAAATCTGAAAAGAACCTGGGAGAAGCTTCTGTTGGCAGCTCGTGCCATTGAAAACCCAGCTGATGTCAGTGTCACATCCTCCAGGAATGCTGGCCAGCGAGCTGTGCTGAAGTTTGCTGCTGCCACTGGAGCTACTCCCATTACTGGCCGCTTCACGCCTGGAACCTTCACTACCCAGATCCAGGCAGCTTTCCGGGAGCCGAGGCTTCCGGTGGTTACTGATCCCGGGGCTGACCACCAACCTCTCATAGAGGCATCTTACGTTAACCTGCCTACCATTGCTCAGTGTAACACGGACTCCCTTCTGCACTACGTGGACATTGCCATCCGCAGCAACAACAAGGTAACAGTTTTATGA